The following proteins are encoded in a genomic region of Thermothielavioides terrestris NRRL 8126 chromosome 5, complete sequence:
- a CDS encoding carbohydrate esterase family 16 protein (CAZy_ID 269756), whose translation MRASWILAGAVAALAKPCKGGFSTLVVFGDSYTDDGRLSYYINNGGKAPPPGVYPAVTNVTATGGLSWAQFAAQDAGANLMDYAVSGAVCSNEVVARWFAAINRTFPAILDDELPSFEADVAFKTLYPDRTADNTVYAVWIGTNDLGFDAFLSDSQAPGKTITDFVDCVFTVFDHIYKTGGRRFVLLNVGPLELTPLYANPANGGTEDSQFWTTKSQYNITEYGQKIREYATNVNTIYEYGVPVQVSLKNRWPKATVDIFDVHSLLVDIYNSPAQYLDAPHNATGYYHHCPPAGSPCVNQPGSLDGYMWYDELHPSNKTSSIIGKTFIDVVAGKSKYGTRYN comes from the exons ATGCGTGCCTCCTGgatcctcgccggcgcggtgGCTGCCTTGGCCAAGCCCTGCAAGGGCGGTTTTAGTACGTTGGTTGTCTTTGGCGACAGCTACACCGACGATGGGAGACTGTCGTACTACATCAACAACGGCGggaaggcgccgccgccgggagtCTACCCCGCCGTGACCAACGTCACGGCCACCGGCGGTCTGTCCTGGGCCCAGTTCGCCGCCCAGGATGCCGGCGCCAACCTCATGGACTACGCCGTCAGCGGCGCTGTGTGCTCCAACGAGGTCGTCGCGCGCTGGTTCGCCGCCATCAACCGGACCTTCCCGGCCAttctcgacgacgagctgcccTCGTTCGAGGCCGACGTGGCGTTCAAGACCCTCTACCCGGACCGCACGGCCGACAACACCGTGTACGCCGTCTGGATCGGCACGAACGACCTGGGCTTCGACGCCTTCCTGTCCGACTCGCAGGCGCCCGGCAAGACCATCACCGACTTTGTGGACTGCGTCTTCACCGTCTTTGACCACATCTACAAGACGGGCGGCCGGCGCTTCGTGCTGCTCAACGTCGGCCCGCTCGAGCTGACTCCACTGTATGCCAACCCGGCGAACGGCGGGACGGAGGACAGCCAGTTCTGGACGACCAAGTCGCAGTACAACATCACCGAGTACGGCCAGAAGATCAGAGAGTACGCGACCAACGTCAACACCATCTACGAGTACGGTGTGCCGGTCCAGGTGTCGCTGAAGAACCGCTGGCCCAAGGCGACGGTGGACATCTTTGATGTCCACAGTTTGCTGGTCGACATCTACAACTCGCCGGCCCAGTACTTGGACGCTCCGCACAACGCCACGGGCTACTACCACCACTGCCCCCCCGCCGGCAGCCCGTGCGTCAACCAGCCGGGCTCCCTCGACGGGTACATGTGGTATGATGAGCTGCATCCCTCCAACAAGACCA GCTCCATCATCGGCAAGACGTTCATCGACGTTGTGGCGGGCAAATCCAAGTACGGAACTCGCTACAACTGA
- a CDS encoding glycoside hydrolase family 76 protein (CAZy_ID 269827) has product MKFVKSLKPLAVGTAAISATAPKDLNINDPSSIKGVAKTIAAGAMSYYPGDAQKFVDLPQPYYWWEAGALMGSMLDYSHYTGDTTYDQVVATALLAQVGPNFDFMLPSHFGQEGNDDQSFWGFAVMAAAERNFPQPDENVPSWLQLGANIFNSLASRWNTTACGGGLLWQIFASNPNGLDYKNTVSNGGLFQIAARLARATGNNTYLEWAEKVWDWTEAVGLIDSDFNVHDGASSSHNCTDTNPVTFSYSAAIYLYGSAVLANHTGDQKWVQRTEKLLGAARSFFGPFDNATDIMYEHACERVGSCNVDMRSFKAYFSRFVYAASLFVPSIQPVIDELWHPSALAAAKACSGGASGTDCGQKWYVGGYDGITGLGEEMCALETIQGLLVGQAAPPLKGSDIKVVREFAGSSSASKRGGRYDMRRA; this is encoded by the exons ATGAAGTTTGTCAAGTCCCTCAAACCACTGGCGGTGGGGACagccgccatctcggccacTGCTCCCAAGGACCTGAACATCAACGACCCAT CGTCGATCAAGGGCGTGGCCAAGaccatcgccgccggcgccatgtCGTACTACCCCGGCGATGCCCAGAAGTTCGTCGACCTCCCTCAGCCGTACTACTGGTGGGAGGCTGGTGCCCTGATGGGCTCGATGTTGGACTACTCCCACTACACCGGCGACACGACCTACGACCAGGTGGTCGCCACGGCCCTGCTGGCCCAGGTCGGCCCCAACTTCGACTTCATGCTACCGAGCCACTTCGGCCAGGAGGGCAACGACGACCAATCGTTTTGGGGCTTCGCCGtcatggcggccgccgagaggAACTTCCCGCAGCCGGACGAGAACGTGCCGTCCTGGCTGCAGCTGGGCGCCAACATCTTCAACTCGCTGGCTTCGAGATGGAACACGACGGCGTGCGGCGGTGGCCTGCTGTGGCAGATCTTCGCCTCGAACCCGAACGGGCTGGACTACAAGAACACGGTGAGCAACGGCGGCCTCTTCCAGATCGCGGCgcggctcgcccgcgccaCCGGCAACAACACGTACCTCGAGTGGGCCGAGAAGGTCTGGGACTGGACCGAGGCCGTGGGGCTCATCGACAGCGACTTCAACGTGCACGACGGGGCCAGCTCCAGCCACAATTGCACCGATACGAACCCGGTCACCTTCTCGTACAGCGCGGCCATCTACCTGTACGGctcggccgtgctggccaaCCACACGGGCGACCAGAAGTGGGTGCAGCGGACCGAGaagctgctcggcgccgcccgctccttcTTCGGGCCCTTCGACAACGCGACCGACATCATGTACGAGCACGCGTGCGAGCGGGTCGGCAGCTGCAACGTCGACATGCGCAGCTTCAAGGCCTACTTCTCGCGCTTCGTCTACGCCGCCAGCCTCTTCGTGCCCTCGATCCAGCCGGTCATCGACGAGCTGTGGCACccgtcggcgctggccgccgccaaggcctgctccggcggcgccagcggcaccgACTGCGGCCAGAAGTGGTACGTCGGCGGCTACGACGGCAtcaccggcctcggcgaggagATGTGCGCCCTCGAGACCATCCAGGGCCTGctcgtcggccaggccgcgccgccgcttaAGGGCAGCGACATCAAGGTCGTTCGCGAGTTCGCtggctcctcctccgcttCTAAGCGCGGGGGACGGTACGACATGCGCCGGGCTTAG